The DNA segment GGCGGCCGCCGGGTCCTTGGTGGAGGATTTCAAAACGTTCCTGCAGGAGGAAGGCCAGCGTCGCTTCCGGGCCGATCCCGTCTACCGGGTGGTGGGCGAGGAAGGGCCCGATCACAACAAATCCTTCACCGTGGAAGTGTTGATCCAGGGGAAAGTGATGGGCACCGGCACCGGCAGGAGCAAGAAGGAAGCGGAACAGGCGGCGGCGGAGCAGGCGGTGGCCCGCCTGCAGGCAACGGCCCCGTAATTCCCGGCGGGAGCTGGGCGGGGCCGGCCCCGAGGGCAGGTGATGAAGTTGTCGGGCGGTGGTACCCATATGGATGGCCTGGACCGGGCCTCCCCCGGCAGCGGCATCATATTAAGAAGGTTGGAACTGCAAGGCTTCAAGTCTTTTGCCGACCGGACGGTGCTGGAGTTCGGCCCCGGCATTTCCGCCATCGTCGGACCCAACGGCTCGGGCAAGAGCAATTTGAGCGAGGCCTTCCGCTGGGTTTTGGGCGAGCCCAACGCCCGCCAGCTGCGGGGCAGCCGCATGGAAGACGTCATTTTCGCCGGCAGCGCCGGCCGGCGCCCCGTAGGCCTGGCCAAGGTGTCCATCACCTTGGAGAACACCGGCGGCCTGGACCTGCCCTTCAACGAAGTGACCATCACCCGCCGGGTGGACCGGGGCGGCACTTCTGAGTTACTCCTCAACGGCATCCCTTGCCGGCTGCGGGACGTGCAGCAGCTTTTACAAGATACGGGTCTGGGCCGGGAGGCCTACTCAGTGGTGGGCCAAGGCCGGGTGGACCAGGTGCTGAGCAGCCGGGGCGAGGACCGGCGGGTGCTGGTGGAGGAAGCCGCCGGCATCATCGGCTACAAGGAGCGGCGGCGGGAAGCCTTGCGCCGCCTGGAAAGCGTGTCCCAGCGCCTGGAGCGCCTGGGCGACATCCTGGCGGAACTGCGGGACCGCATCGCCCCCCTGCGCCTGGAGGCCCAGCGGGCCCGGGAGCATCGCCTCCTTAAAGAGGAATTGACTGCCTTGGAATTGCAGATCCATCGCTCCCGCCTGGCGGACCTGACCCGCCAGGTGGACCGGGTTCAGGACAAAGTGGCCGCCGCTCAGGCTCAACTGGCCGCGGCCCGGGATGAACTGCAGGCAGGGGAGGCGGAACTGGCTTCAGCCCGGCGACGGCTCGATGACGTGGACGACCGGCTGGCCGCCCTCCGGCAGACCCTCGATGATTTGACCCCCCGCTTGGAAGAAGCCCGGTCCGGCGTCCGCCTGGCCGAGGCCGGTCTGCAGCATCTGGACGCCGAGGAAGATCGCCTGAACCGGGAGATCGCCCGGTTGACCGAGAGTTTGATGGAACTGGGGCGCCAGGCGGAAGTGGACCATTCCGAAGCGGAGCTGCTGGCCCGGCAGGTGGCCCGGCGGGAAGAGGAACTGGCCCGCCGGGAAGAGGCGGCGGCCGAGGCCGACCGCCGGCTGGCCGTCGTGCGGGAAGAGATCCGGGCCGCCCAACAGCGATTGATGGCTTTGATGGAAGAGCACGGCCGCAGCCAGGAGGAGGCGGCCCGCCTGGCGGCCCGGCTCCAGGAATTGCAGGACCGCCGCTGGGAAGGAGAGGGCCGCCGGGCCGAACTGGCGGCGGCGGCCGCCGCCTTGACGGATCAGGTGGCCCAGGCGGAGCGGGAACTGGCCGCCGCCCAGGAGGCCTTGCACCAGGCCCTGGCGGAGCGCGACCGCCGGCAGCGCCGGCGGGATGAGCAGGCCGCCCTGCTGGCGGTGAAGGAGCAAGGGGTCCTCAAGGCCCAGGAAGCCGCCGGCGCCCTGGAGTCCCGCCTGGCGGTGCTCCAGGACATGCAGCGGGAGTACGAAGGCTACGGCCGGGGCGTGCGGGCCGTCATGGCGGGACAGCGGCAGGGGGACCCTGCCTTCAGCGACGTCATCGGCACCGTGGCCGAACTATTGACCATCCCCGCCGAATATGAAGAAGCCTTGGAAGCCGCCCTGGGGGCCGCCGCCCAAAACGTGGTAACCAAAACGGGCCGGGGCGCCCAGCGGGCCGTGGAAGAATTGAAGCGCCGGAACTTGGGCCGGGCCACCTTCCTGCCCTTGGACGGCCTGGCCGCCGCCGGGCCTGCTCCGGCCCACCGGCGACTGGGTCAGGAGCCGGGCATCCGGGGCTGGGCCCTGTCCCTGGTTTCCTTCGACCCCCAGCTGGAGCCGGCTATGGTCCACCTCTTGGGCCGCACCTTGGTGGCCGAAGATTTGGCCGCCGCCCGGAAGGCGGCCCGCAAGGGCGATTTCCGCTACCGGGTGGTTACTTTGGACGGCGACCTGGTTCATGCCGGGGGCGCCATCAGCGGCGGCAGCCGCAGCAGCGGGCGCCAGTCGGGGCTGCTGGCCCGCCGTCGCCTCCTGGAGGAGTTGTCCGGCCGCTTGGCCGCGGCCCGGTCAGAACTGGCGGCGGTTCAACAAAAGGAAGAAGCCGTCCGGGCCGCCTTGGCCCAGATGACGGCGGCGGTGGCCCAGGCCGACGAAGAATGCCGCAGGCTGGAAAGCCGCCGGCTGCAGACCGCCGGCCGGCTGGAGGAATTGAAGGCCCAGCAGGACCGCACCCAGCGGGAAGTGGCCGCCTTAGCAGCCCAGCAGGAGCAGTTGGCGGCCGCCGCGGCGGAACTGGCGGTGCAGGTGGAGGCTGCCCGGGACCAAGCCGGCCGCACGGCTCGGGAGATGGAGGAGGTCCGGACCCGCCTGGCCGGCCGGGAAAAAGCCCTGGCCCAGGCCGAAGAGGAGAGCCGGGCCGCCCACGCAGCCCGGGAAGCAGGCCTGCTGGAACTGGAGCGGGCCCGCCAGGGGCTGGACGCCATGCTGGCGGTGCACCGCCGGACCGGCGACGAGCGGCGCCGCATGGAGCAGGCCGTCACGGAGCGGCAGCAGCAGCTGGGGGAACTGGCGGAGCGCCGCCGGGCCGCCGGGGAGGGGCTCCAGGCCGCACGGCGGGAAGTGGCCGCCTATGCCCAGCGGCAGGAAGCCCTCCGCCGGGAGTTGGAGGAGGGGCGCCGGGAGCGGGAGGAGGCCGCGGCCTTGATCCGCTCCTGGGAGGAGGCGGTGGCCGGCCTTCGGCAAAAGGTGGAGGAAGCCCGGGAAGAATTGTACCGCCACCAGGTGGAACTGGAGCGGCGCCAGGCCCAGTTGGAGCAGGCCCGGGAGGAACTGGCCCAGTGGCAGGACCTGCCCGGGGACTGGGAAGCAGCCGGCGAGACCCTGGGAGAAGACGCCCTGCTGACACCCGGCCAGCTGCGGGAGCGCCAGCGCCGGGTCCGGGAACTGCGGCAGCAGCTGGCGGACCTGGGCGAGGTGAACCCCCTGGCGGAAGCCCAGCTGTCCCAACTGGTGGGCCGGGAGGCCTTCCTCAGCCACCAGTACGCCGACTTGTCCGAAGCGGCCAAAGGCCTGCGGGCAGCCCTGTCCATGCTGGAAAGCCGCATGGAGGTCCTCTTCATGGACGCCTTCCACCGGCTGCGGGAACGGTTCAACGCCGTCTTCCAGGAGTTGTTCGGCGGCGGCCGGGCCGATCTGGCCCTGGTGCCTGCGGCGGGCGCCGCAAAGAATGGCGGCGATGGGGCAGGGGCCGGCCCTGAGGCCGGGAGTGATGACGGGGACGATGCCGATGACGCCGGCACCCTTTTGAACGCCGGGCTGGATATCGTGGCCCAGCCGCCCGGCAAGCGTCTCCAGCACCTGTCCCTGCTGTCGGGGGGTGAGCGGGCCTTGACGGCCATCGCCCTCCTGTTCGCCCTTTTGGAAGTGAAGCCCACGCCTTTCTGCGTGCTGGACGAAATAGACACGGCCTTGGACGAAGTGAATCAAAGACGGTTTGTGCAATACTTGTCCCGGTTGAGCCGGCAGGTGCAGTTCATCATCATCACCCACCGGAAGATCACCATGGCCGCCGCCGACTGCCTGTACGGGGTGACCATGGGCGAAGCGGGGGTATCGCAACTGGTGGCCGTGCGCATGGCCGATGCCGCTGCCGGCGCCCAATGAGGAGGATGCACCGTTGAATCAAGAGCAAGGTTCGGGTCGCGCAGGCCTTTGGGGACGGCTCCGGGCCGGGCTGGCCAAGACCCGCCAGGCCATCACCCAGCGGCTCCAGCTGTCCAGGGACGGCGACGCCGCAGAAATGCTGGACCGCCTGGAGGAAGCCCTCATCACCGCCGACGTGGGCGTGGCCACCACCATGGACCTCCTGGACGATCTGCGGCAGGCGGGCCTGGACAGGGCCCGCAGCGGCCAGGAAGTGCTGGAGGGCCTGCGCCGGCGGGTGGAAGAACTTGTCGGCGCCGAGCCCGAGCCCCTGAACATCGAGAAGGGACGGCTTAACGTGGTCCTGGTGGTGGGCGTCAACGGGAGCGGCAAGACCACCAGCGTGGCCCGGCTGGCCCACCGCCTCCAGAACGACGGCTACTCCGTCCTGCTGGCCGCCGCCGACACCTTCCGGGCCGCCGCCGTGGAGCAGTTGGTGGTGTGGGGCCGGCGGCTGGGGGTGGACGTCATCCGCCAGCAGCAGGGGGCCGACCCGGCGGCGGTGGCCTTCGATGCCGTGCAGGCGGGGCGGGCCCGGGGCGTGGACGTGGTGCTGGTGGATACGGCGGGCCGCCTCCATACCCAGGTGAACTTGATGGCTGAATTGGAAAAGATCCGGCGGGTCATCGGCAAGGCCCAGGAGGGGGCGCCCCACGAAATTCTCCTCACCTTGGACGCCACCATGGGCCAGAACGCCCTGGTCCAGGCCCGCATGTTCCACGAAGCCCTGGGGGTGACGGGCATCATCCTGACCAAGCTGGACAGCACCGCCAAGGGCGGCATTGTCCTGGCCGTCCAGCGGGAATTGGGCCTGCCGGTGAAATTGGTGGGCCTGGGGGAAGGCATGACGGACATGATCCCCTTCTCGCCCCAGGATTTCGTTTCGGCCCTCTTCAGCGGCCTGGACGAAAGCCCCTAGGGGAGCGGCATTTCGTTGACGCCCCTATTCCCTTGCGCTATAGTCGGTGCGTAATGGAGGGACGCCTTGTTTAGTTCGCTGAGTGACCGGCTGCAGGGGGTTTTGCGGCGCCTGCGGGGCCGCGGCCGCCTTACGGAAGCCGACGTAAATCAAGCACTGCGGGAAGTGCGCCTGGCCCTCCTGGAGGCCGACGTCAACTTCCGCGTGGTGAAAGATTTCATCGAACGCCTGCGGGAGCGGGCCGTGGGCGAAGAGGTGCTGGGCAGCCTGACGCCCGGCCAGCAGGTCATCAAGATCGTCCACGACGAACTGACGGAACTCATGGGCGGCGGCCAGGCCAAGCTGGCCTCGGGCGGCTCGCCCACCGTCATCATGCTGGCCGGCCTGCAGGGCTCGGGCAAGACCACCTCTGCCGCCAAGCTGGCCCTCCACCTGCAGCGGGAGGGGCGCAGGCCCCTGCTGGTGGCCGCCGACACCCGGCGTCCGGCTGCCGTGGACCAGCTGCAGCAACTTGGCGCCCGCATCCAGGTGCCCGTGTTCACCCCTATGGACACGGGGGCTGCTCCCGGCGAGCCGGTGGACCCCATTCCCGTGGCGACGGCCGCCATTCCCCATGCCGTCAAGGCGGGCCGGGACACGGTCATCATCGACACCGCCGGCCGCCTCCACGTGGACGACCAGTTGATGGCCGAACTCCAGGGCATCTTCCAGCAGGTGAAGCCCCACGAGGTGCTTCTGGTCATCGACGCCATGACGGGCCAGGAAGCGGTGGCGGTGGCCGAGAGCTTCCACGGCGCCCTCCAACTGACGGGCTTGATCTTGACCAAGCTGGACGGCGACACCCGGGGCGGCGCCGCCCTCAGCGTGCGGGCCGTCACCGGCTGCCCCATCAAGTTCGTGGGCACAGGGGAGAAGATGGAGGCCTTGGAGCCCTTCCACCCCGAACGGATGGCTTCCCGCATCCTGGGCATGGGCGATGTCCTCACCCTGGTGGAGCGGGCCCAGCGGGAAGTGGACGCCCAGGAGGCTCAGCGCATCGCCCAGCGCCTTCAGGACGACAAGTACGACCTGGAGGACTTCCTGGGCCAATTGCAGCAAATGCGCAAGATGGGCCCCATGGACCAAATCTTGTCCCTCTTGCCCGGCATGGGTCCCATGAAGCAAGTGCGGGACCTGCAGATCGACGAAAGCCAGTTGACCCGGGTGGAAGCCATCATCCAATCCATGACCCCGGAGGAGCGGCGGAACCCGTCCATCATCAACTCCAGCCGCCGCAAGCGGATTGCCCGGGGCAGCGGCACCACCGTCCAGGACGTCAACCGGCTGCTGAAGCAGTTCAACGAGACCAAGCAGTTGGTCCGGCAGTTGACCGGCGGCGGCGCCGGCGGCCCCGGCAGGAAAAGCGCCAAAGAGGGCAAACGGGCCAAGGGAGCCAAAGGGAGCAAGAAGGCCAAAGGCGCCAAGGGGGGCAAGAGCTTTCCCCGCCTCCCCGGCTTGCCTTTTAAATTTTGATGATGACTCATTTCGTGCAGAAAGGGGGTCGGCCTCATGGCTACCCAGATCAGGTTGAAGCGGGTCGGCAGCAAGGGTCAGCCGCGCTACCGGGTGGTGGTGGCCGACAGCCGCTCGCCCCGGGACGGCCGCTTCATTGAGACGTTGGGCCATTACAACCCCACGGCCGTGCCCGCCGAAGTGAAAGTGGACGAGGAGCGGGCCCTAAACTGGCTGCGGCAGGGCGCCCAGCCCACCGAGACCGTAAGGAACCTGTTCCGTCAGTTGGGCATCATGGCCAAGTTCCGCGGGGGCGCCGCTGAAACCGCCGGGGAAGACCAGGCTTCGCCCGCCCCGGAGCAGCAGGAGGCCTAAGGGCCGGTGTCGGGTGTACTGGCCCAGAACAAGGGGCCCGAGGCCATCGGGGACTTGGTGGAATACCTGGTCCGCGCCCTGGTGGACAACCTGGACGCGGTGTCGGTGGAGGCCAAGGAGACCGATGAGGCCGTCGTGGTAACCATCCACGTAGACCCGGAGGACATCGGCAAGGTCATCGGCCGCCACGGCAGCACCGTCCGGGCCGTCCGCACCTTGGCCCGGGCCATGGGTCAACTGGACGGCCGGCGGGTGGAGGTGGAGGTGGCTGAATGATCTGCCGCCGCCCGAAGTCGCCATCGGCCGGCTGACGGCCCCCCACGGTGTGCGGGGCCATATGCGTTTATTGCCCCTCACCGATTTCCCCGAAAGGCTGCAGCCGGGCCTGTCGGTTTATCTGGAGCCGCCTTCGGGCTCCCCTCTGTCCGGTCGGTGGGTGACAGTCCGGTCGGTGCGTCCTTACCGGGGGCAAATGCTGATCGTCTCCCTGGAAGGTGTGGACACCCGGGATGAAGCGGAACTGCTGCGGTCCGCCTTGCTGAAGGTGCGCCGGCAGGACCGGCATCCCGTGCCCCCCGACACCTTCTATGTGGATGACCTGGTGGGCCTGCCCGTCTACACTGCCGCCGGCGGCGACCCCGTGGGCCGGGTGGCGGCCGTCCATCCCGGTCCCGGCAATGACGTCATCGAGGTGGCGGCGGGGGAGCGGCGGGCTCTGGTGCCCATGGTCAAGGAGTTTGTCACCGTCGACTTGCCGGCGGGGCGCATCGTGGTGGACCCCATCCCCGGCATGCTGGACGACCTGCTGCCGGAGACGGCTGAAAATGCGCATTGATGTTGTGACCATTTTCCCCAGCATCATCACCGGCGGCCTGTCGGAGGGCATTCCCGCCCGGGCGGCCGCCAAGGGCATTGTGGACCTCCATGTCCA comes from the Sphingobacteriaceae bacterium genome and includes:
- the rimM gene encoding ribosome maturation factor RimM (Essential for efficient processing of 16S rRNA); the protein is MGRLTAPHGVRGHMRLLPLTDFPERLQPGLSVYLEPPSGSPLSGRWVTVRSVRPYRGQMLIVSLEGVDTRDEAELLRSALLKVRRQDRHPVPPDTFYVDDLVGLPVYTAAGGDPVGRVAAVHPGPGNDVIEVAAGERRALVPMVKEFVTVDLPAGRIVVDPIPGMLDDLLPETAENAH
- a CDS encoding KH domain-containing protein — translated: MSGVLAQNKGPEAIGDLVEYLVRALVDNLDAVSVEAKETDEAVVVTIHVDPEDIGKVIGRHGSTVRAVRTLARAMGQLDGRRVEVEVAE
- the rpsP gene encoding 30S ribosomal protein S16 — protein: MATQIRLKRVGSKGQPRYRVVVADSRSPRDGRFIETLGHYNPTAVPAEVKVDEERALNWLRQGAQPTETVRNLFRQLGIMAKFRGGAAETAGEDQASPAPEQQEA
- the smc gene encoding chromosome segregation protein SMC encodes the protein MSGGGTHMDGLDRASPGSGIILRRLELQGFKSFADRTVLEFGPGISAIVGPNGSGKSNLSEAFRWVLGEPNARQLRGSRMEDVIFAGSAGRRPVGLAKVSITLENTGGLDLPFNEVTITRRVDRGGTSELLLNGIPCRLRDVQQLLQDTGLGREAYSVVGQGRVDQVLSSRGEDRRVLVEEAAGIIGYKERRREALRRLESVSQRLERLGDILAELRDRIAPLRLEAQRAREHRLLKEELTALELQIHRSRLADLTRQVDRVQDKVAAAQAQLAAARDELQAGEAELASARRRLDDVDDRLAALRQTLDDLTPRLEEARSGVRLAEAGLQHLDAEEDRLNREIARLTESLMELGRQAEVDHSEAELLARQVARREEELARREEAAAEADRRLAVVREEIRAAQQRLMALMEEHGRSQEEAARLAARLQELQDRRWEGEGRRAELAAAAAALTDQVAQAERELAAAQEALHQALAERDRRQRRRDEQAALLAVKEQGVLKAQEAAGALESRLAVLQDMQREYEGYGRGVRAVMAGQRQGDPAFSDVIGTVAELLTIPAEYEEALEAALGAAAQNVVTKTGRGAQRAVEELKRRNLGRATFLPLDGLAAAGPAPAHRRLGQEPGIRGWALSLVSFDPQLEPAMVHLLGRTLVAEDLAAARKAARKGDFRYRVVTLDGDLVHAGGAISGGSRSSGRQSGLLARRRLLEELSGRLAAARSELAAVQQKEEAVRAALAQMTAAVAQADEECRRLESRRLQTAGRLEELKAQQDRTQREVAALAAQQEQLAAAAAELAVQVEAARDQAGRTAREMEEVRTRLAGREKALAQAEEESRAAHAAREAGLLELERARQGLDAMLAVHRRTGDERRRMEQAVTERQQQLGELAERRRAAGEGLQAARREVAAYAQRQEALRRELEEGRREREEAAALIRSWEEAVAGLRQKVEEAREELYRHQVELERRQAQLEQAREELAQWQDLPGDWEAAGETLGEDALLTPGQLRERQRRVRELRQQLADLGEVNPLAEAQLSQLVGREAFLSHQYADLSEAAKGLRAALSMLESRMEVLFMDAFHRLRERFNAVFQELFGGGRADLALVPAAGAAKNGGDGAGAGPEAGSDDGDDADDAGTLLNAGLDIVAQPPGKRLQHLSLLSGGERALTAIALLFALLEVKPTPFCVLDEIDTALDEVNQRRFVQYLSRLSRQVQFIIITHRKITMAAADCLYGVTMGEAGVSQLVAVRMADAAAGAQ
- the ftsY gene encoding signal recognition particle-docking protein FtsY; this encodes MNQEQGSGRAGLWGRLRAGLAKTRQAITQRLQLSRDGDAAEMLDRLEEALITADVGVATTMDLLDDLRQAGLDRARSGQEVLEGLRRRVEELVGAEPEPLNIEKGRLNVVLVVGVNGSGKTTSVARLAHRLQNDGYSVLLAAADTFRAAAVEQLVVWGRRLGVDVIRQQQGADPAAVAFDAVQAGRARGVDVVLVDTAGRLHTQVNLMAELEKIRRVIGKAQEGAPHEILLTLDATMGQNALVQARMFHEALGVTGIILTKLDSTAKGGIVLAVQRELGLPVKLVGLGEGMTDMIPFSPQDFVSALFSGLDESP
- the ffh gene encoding signal recognition particle protein translates to MFSSLSDRLQGVLRRLRGRGRLTEADVNQALREVRLALLEADVNFRVVKDFIERLRERAVGEEVLGSLTPGQQVIKIVHDELTELMGGGQAKLASGGSPTVIMLAGLQGSGKTTSAAKLALHLQREGRRPLLVAADTRRPAAVDQLQQLGARIQVPVFTPMDTGAAPGEPVDPIPVATAAIPHAVKAGRDTVIIDTAGRLHVDDQLMAELQGIFQQVKPHEVLLVIDAMTGQEAVAVAESFHGALQLTGLILTKLDGDTRGGAALSVRAVTGCPIKFVGTGEKMEALEPFHPERMASRILGMGDVLTLVERAQREVDAQEAQRIAQRLQDDKYDLEDFLGQLQQMRKMGPMDQILSLLPGMGPMKQVRDLQIDESQLTRVEAIIQSMTPEERRNPSIINSSRRKRIARGSGTTVQDVNRLLKQFNETKQLVRQLTGGGAGGPGRKSAKEGKRAKGAKGSKKAKGAKGGKSFPRLPGLPFKF